The DNA region TTGTGCCACAAGGTCCAATTAGGCAGAAAAGAACATTTAGAAGCGATAGAAATCTAAACATGAATATATCTAAGGCTTGATCAGAAgtgaacacagacacaggtaATGGTTATGTTATGCAAGATCTTTTTCTCAGCATTCTTGATGGTTAAAGTAAGCTTTTAGTCCAACAGTTATATCAGAACCAGACATGTTCAAAGAGGATACAAAACTTAGGATTAATTCCCTATTAGTGTCTGCATGCAACGCATTTCCCTTACTGAGGACTGATGCAACACAATCAATATCTTAAACAGCTCCATGAATAGAATCATCTGGTGGTGCTTCAAATTTTCCATAAGCAAAGATGTCCAGGCCTGCAGAAGGGAGTGTTTCTTTGTGTCACGGACAGGCAGTGGCATTCGCCCAAGGAGAACCTGAGCCAGTACGGCAAGCGAAGCTAAACACAGTTCCAGAGCAGCAACGTATCTGACGCGAAAGATCAGCACATCAttagacaaaataaatatttttcttagGGCCAGTGAGGGGATTTGTCACTTTCAAACAGCTTGTGCAACATGGATCTGAGAGAAGAAAGCTGATTTAAACAAACCAGGATCAAGGCCCTGTCATGGTGAATAACAGCAGCCAGTGAGGCACTCTGCAAGACGAGAAAGAGATTTCCTCTCCGATCGAATCTTTTTTGGTAGCTCTGATTTTTGGGAGCTGTAATAACTTCCAGCTCTGCTTAATCTGAGATGTGTATGCACAGGACATTGGTGCCTAGTGGACCAGTGTATCCTGATGGCCAGCCTACTTCTGGTCTCAGTAAGCATAGCTGTGAAGGACTCCATTGATGCCCTGTCACAATGCATACAACCCAATACTGAGAGCTTTCAATCAGAGACAGAACAGGTAGTGAGTAGGTGCTCAATGATCAAGCTTCTGCTTACCAACAACAAAAGTGTTTCCCTACATTATAATCATGTTCTCAATTTTCCTACCCATTCTTCTCAGGCTTTGGCGATTTGGACACACTCATGGAGACCCCTTCAATGGTCCTGCTGGGGCTCCTTATTTATGGACTAGCCGGTGGTGTTCAACAGACTCTGGGGAGTCCCTCCGACAAAAGCCGTGACAGGACCCAAGAATTTGAGAGCAGTGAAGATGGTTTTGAGAGAGAGTTTCTCTATGCCGGGAGAAGCAAACGTGCTCCAGCTGACCAGCAACAGGACAAATGCTCCTACACTTTTATAGTGCCACAGCAAAAAGTGACTGGAGCCATCTGTGTCAACTCCAAGGAGCCAGAGGCTATGCTGGAGAATCGGGTCAACAAACAGGAGTTAGAGCTGCTAAATGTGGAGCTACAGAAACAAAAGAGGCAGATTGAGACCTTGCAACAATTGGTGGAGGTGGACGGGGGTATTGTCAATGAGGTCAAGCTTCTGAGGAAGGAGAGCCGAAACATGAACTCTAGAGTCACTCAGCTGTACATGCAGCTGCTCCATGAGATCATCAGAAAGAGAGACAATGCCCTGGAATTGGCCCAGATGGAGAACAAGATCTTGAACCAAACCTCTGAGATGCAGCATCTCACCAGTCGATACAAAGATCTCGAGCACAAGTACCAGCACTTAGCTTCTTTGGCCACTAACCAATCATCTCTGATTGTCCTGTTGGAGGAGCATTGCCAGAGTCGCCCTACCCCTCGTCATGTGCCCATCCCCCAGCCACGGCCTCAGCCCCCTCCACCATCCCAGCCCGTTAACAAGCCTTACCAGCCACCTGTCCTTCCACGAATCACCAAACCAATCAGCAATGAGATCCAGAGTGACCAAAAGTCACCGCCTCTTCCAACAATGCCCGCTGGCACACACAGCCCCTCCACCACTGACAAACCCTCTGGTGAGTCGAACAAAGTCCgatataaacttttattttatgcaTTCTTACCAGGCGAACCAGATTCCATCATAAACAGGGATCACAAACAAAGGATTGTCTGTCTTAAACAAGACAAAATCAACCACTCATTCTTCATAGCCAATTTAAATGAGTCCCACGTATTCCCGCAACAAAAGGCCAAAGAGAGAACAGAAATTCTGTTGTCCACTGCCTTTTGAGATGCATATTATCTAATTGCCATGACACATCTCACACAAAGCACATTAGCAAGGTAAATACATGTGCCTAAATGGATAGCTGGATCTTAGCCCATGGGCCTCGGAAACCACAAGTTAATGGATGATAAAGCTTTCAATTTGACGAGAAGAGTGTTTTGTGGTATTTGTTCCACGAAAGAGCCTTTTGCTATCTTCAGAAAAAATGGTTTTAAGATGGCGCATCAGGGGAACAAACCTCAGAGATTTTTCTATTCACATTGTGCTACTGCTTGCAATTTTTTTACTACGCTGCATGTGAACGGGAGCCTTTGTAAGGAATTTTTCAAAGGAGCCAAATAATTTCCTACACTCAGCAACCAACACCCCAAAAGTTACATAAACCCTTAACACGAAGAGAGCCCAACACACAATGCAGGAGGGAGGGAACTGAAAGAcgaacacagagaaacagagggatgaggtctatgaaaagggggagggggaATGAAGGAATTGAAAGAGATACCGGCATTCGGTGATGTCATTTGTTCCACCAGGCAAGAATCAGTCATATGTTCCACCAAATCATCAGACTTTATCAGGCAGAACAGAGCAGGCAGCGCTCTGGCTTGTATCTACTCAACAGAGACATTCCTGAGAGTAAATGGATGGCATGAACTGGGCCAAGAGACAGAACATCCATAGTGAATTCATTAATACGATAGCTATCTTGTTATTGAGACAACTGGGTAGTCACTTTTGGCTCTGTCAGCTGAGTAGGACCTCATGACATATGTGTGTTGCTTCATCTTTCATAAACCTAATTTGCCCTAATATGTCTTGCAAAATCCTGATGCCCCACCTCCCTCACCTCTAACATTTGGTGTGACCCCCCCAttcttgatttttgtttgtttccattgTATATAAACTCTGTAATCTGTTCGAGCTGGTAAACCATTCACGTGTGACATCTTTATAACTTAAACTCTTTCACAGCCAATTGAAGCTAGGGAGCCAGTAGCCCCATTAGTGTTTTTCCACCTCTACTGGGTTTGGAATAAAATCATATTGGCCCACAGGCAACTGTTTTGCACAATGAAATCCAGTAAAGTGGTTCTGACTTTGCATTAAATCATCAAAACTTTTGAAGCATGAATTCTAATGCTGCAGAATGATGTAGGGATGTAGTTTGtataaattaaaacagaaaaaccataGCTTACGTAAGTAGAATAATAATCCCAGTCTATAAAGCACAGATGATTGAaattttttctcctgtttcatCATCCAGTAGTCAGGATTCCCTTTGCCCTCATGCCTGTGTTTCTTTTGGCTGCACAGCCGGCAGCCATTTCCCTTATGAGAGGAGCAGCCAAAGTCAATTCTACTGGTAAAATGAAGCGTCTGCTGAAAATTGGGGTTTCCTATGGCAGAGTATAACAACTCTTTGTGTCACTGACTTTTTCTCCAGTTTCCTTTTGatatgttttaatataaaaaagaaaccaAATTTGACATGTTAAAAGGAGTGTTATTAATATTTCCAAATCCACAGTTTGGATCAGACCCTCAGTTCAGTTCACACATtgatttcttttcctttttcttcagttttttctcttcatcttaaGCCTAGCATTTAGCACAGGTGTAATCTCTATATAAAAGTATGTGTGTGGGACAAGATTATGGGGCTAGAAGCCTTCTGGTTTCCATTTCCAGTTTGGGCAATCACGTATGACCAGACTTTGGTTGCCTGCaagtaaaataaagtttaatttatctgcaCTCATATGCAGATAGATGTTAATAGAGTTTAGCCAAAATGCCATCTGGACctaaaacagcaacaaatcgTATATAGCCGTTTGTTTGATGTcgagaaaaagaaacaagtttGACTGTAAAAGATATAAAGAAAATAGGAGATTGAGTCTTGGCCTGAATATCTGCAGTCTGCACCAGAGGCCTCAAAATATTGTCTGTTGCCCCCAGAAGATAATTCCTCAGACAATAGGCGATGGGCTCCGAGGGGCCACATGTATGATCATTTAATGATTGGACATTAATAGTCACAGGACCCATCCTCTTGCGCAcaatcatttttcatttaaatatgttATTCTGTTACttgtgagatgaaaaatgtgtgttttactaGTATTGTAATCAAAGGTGGCAGCAGGTTGGGGCGGAGGTAACATGGCTTCATTAGCAAGTATCACAAAACACTAT from Limanda limanda chromosome 5, fLimLim1.1, whole genome shotgun sequence includes:
- the angptl2b gene encoding angiopoietin-related protein 2b, which codes for METPSMVLLGLLIYGLAGGVQQTLGSPSDKSRDRTQEFESSEDGFEREFLYAGRSKRAPADQQQDKCSYTFIVPQQKVTGAICVNSKEPEAMLENRVNKQELELLNVELQKQKRQIETLQQLVEVDGGIVNEVKLLRKESRNMNSRVTQLYMQLLHEIIRKRDNALELAQMENKILNQTSEMQHLTSRYKDLEHKYQHLASLATNQSSLIVLLEEHCQSRPTPRHVPIPQPRPQPPPPSQPVNKPYQPPVLPRITKPISNEIQSDQKSPPLPTMPAGTHSPSTTDKPSGPFKDCAQALEDGHTASGMCLVKPENANRLMQVWCDQRHDPGGWTVIQKRVDGSVNFFRNWETYKQGFGNIDGEYWLGLENIYWLTNQANYKLLVTLEDWSGRKVFAEYASFRVEPEADFYKLRVGRYHGNAGDSLTWHNGKQFTTLDRDHDAYTGNCAHYQKGGWWYNSCAHSNLNGVWYRGGHYRSRYQDGVYWAEFRGGAYSLKKVVMMIRPNPNTFH